The Castanea sativa cultivar Marrone di Chiusa Pesio chromosome 11, ASM4071231v1 genome contains a region encoding:
- the LOC142617470 gene encoding uncharacterized protein At1g28695-like: protein MDHVKHSFGNPAILLLFFVGFLCLCFWSSSYITNPFSVFRKESLSTLSNTTNIHVPQDDLEEALSKVSMANKTVIITIINKAYADQDIQADTTMLDLFLESFWLGENTRPLLDNLLIVAIDQTAYDRCLFLRLNCYRLKTDGVDFGGEKVYMSEDFIKMMWRRTQFLIEVLKRGYSFIFTDTDVMWLRNPLIRLSTNETEDLQISTDYFLGDLRSENHQINTGFYYIQSNNKTIKLLKIWYAMKDSSKGQKEQDVLLNLIKGGIIRELNLTVTFLDTLYFSGFCQDSKDLRVVATVHANCCKSISAKVNDLKAVLRDWKQFKYTSYKRLANVTRSLGWSMHWGCSKSWN from the exons ATGGATCATGTAAAACACTCATTTGGAAATCCTGCAATACTTTTATTATTCTTCGTGGGGTTCTTATGTCTTTGTTTTTGGTCCTCCTCCTATATCACAAATCCATTCAGTGTGTTCCGAAAGGAATCTCTTTCCACACTATCAAACACA ACCAACATACATGTTCCTCAAGATGACCTAGAAGAAGCTTTATCCAAAGTTTCAATGGCAAACAAAACGGTCATTATCACTATCATAAACAAGGCCTATGCTGACCAAGACATCCAAGCTGACACCACCATGCTTGACCTTTTTCTTGAGAGCTTTTGGCTTGGGGAGAACACTAGGCCACTGCTTGACAACCTTTTGATCGTGGCAATAGATCAGACGGCCTACGATCGCTGCCTGTTTCTACGGTTGAACTGCTACAGATTGAAAACGGACGGTGTGGATTTTGGGGGAGAAAAAGTTTACATGTCCGAGGATTTCATCAAGATGATGTGGAGAAGAACTCAGTTTCTAATCGAGGTTCTTAAGCGTGGCTACAGCTTCATTTTCACG GATACAGATGTGATGTGGCTAAGGAATCCTCTTATTAGGCTAAGCACAAATGAAACCGAGGATCTTCAAATTAGTACTGACTATTTTTTAGGTGATTTGCGATctgaaaatcatcaaatcaATACTGGCTTTTACTACATCCAATCAAATAATAAGaccatcaaattattaaaaatatggtATGCCATGAAGGACAGCTCGAAAGGACAAAAAGAGCAGGATGTATTATTAAACCTAATAAAAGGGGGCATAATTAGAGAATTAAATCTTACAGTAACTTTCTTGGACACCCTTTATTTTAGTGGGTTTTGCCAAGATAGTAAGGATTTGAGGGTAGTGGCCACTGTACATGCCAATTGTTGTAAAAGTATTAGTGCCAAGGTGAATGATCTAAAGGCTGTCCTTCGCGATTGGAAGCAATTCAAGTACACTTCTTATAAACGATTGGCTAATGTAACAAGAAGTTTAGGTTGGTCAATGCACTGGGGATGTTCCAAGTCATGGAATTAA